Proteins encoded by one window of Rhodamnia argentea isolate NSW1041297 chromosome 6, ASM2092103v1, whole genome shotgun sequence:
- the LOC115751213 gene encoding 60S ribosomal protein L18-2, which produces MGIDLVAGGKRKKTKRTAPKSDDIYLKLLVKLYRFLVRRTGSKFNAVILKRLFMSKVNKAPLSLSRLIRYMQGKDDKMAVVVGTVTDDIRVYDVPAMKVTALRFTETVRARIEKAGGECLTFDQLALRAPLGQNTVLLRGPKNAREAVKHFGPAPGVPHSHTKPYVRSKGRKFERARGKRNSRGFRV; this is translated from the exons atg GGTATCGATCTGGTCGCAGGAGGTAAGAGGAAGAAAACCAAGCGTACGGCGCCGAAATCCGATGATATCTATCTCAAGCTTCTCGTCAAG CTCTACCGGTTCCTTGTTCGAAGAACTGGAAGCAAGTTCAATGCAGTGATTTTGAAGCGCTTGTTCATGAGCAAAGTGAACAAGGCCCCACTTTCCCTATCGAGGCTCATCCGTTATATGCAAGGAAAG GACGATAAAATGGCTGTTGTTGTGGGCACTGTGACTGATGACATCAGGGTTTATGATGTGCCAGCTATGAAGGTTACTGCTCTTAGGTTTACAGAGACTGTGAGAGCAAGGATTGAAAAGGCAGGTGGTGAATGCTTGACATTTGATCAGCTTGCTCTGCGGGCTCCCCTTGGACAGAACACG GTTCTTCTCAGGGGTCCAAAGAATGCTCGGGAAGCAGTGAAGCACTTTGGCCCTGCTCCTGGTGTGCCTCACAGCCACACAAAACCATATGTGCGGTCTAAGGGAAGAAAGTTTGAGAGGGCTAGAGGAAAGAGGAACAGCAGGGGATTCAGAGTTTAA
- the LOC115751211 gene encoding epoxide hydrolase A: MEGIEHRTLSVNGIAMHVAEKGRGGPAVLLLHGFPELWYAWRRQIHALASLGYRAVAPDLRGYGDTEAPAPAERYTCHHVVGDLVALMDELGEEKVHVVGHDLGALVGWYLCMFRPERVRSYVCLTVPFRPRHPRMKPVESMRALFGDDYYICRFQKPGDIESEIERIGARNMLRKILTERKPGPPMWPKGEDVGVGPGKPVALPSWLTEEDLDYYTSKFGKRGFTGGLNYYRAMDLNWELTAPWTGVQVKVPVKFIVGDLDMTYTSPGVKEYVHGGGFKMDVPLLEDVVVMEGAGHFINQERAAEINSHIHDFIKKF; the protein is encoded by the exons ATGGAAGGAATCGAGCACAGGACCCTGTCCGTCAACGGCATCGCCATGCACGTGGCGGAGAAGGGCCGCGGCGGCCCggccgtcctcctcctccacggCTTCCCGGAGCTCTGGTACGCCTGGCGCCGCCAGATCCACGCGCTGGCCTCGCTGGGGTACCGGGCCGTGGCCCCCGACCTCCGCGGCTACGGCGACACCGAGGCCCCCGCCCCGGCGGAGCGCTACACGTGCCACCACGTGGTCGGGGACCTGGTGGCGCTGATGGACGAGCTGGGGGAGGAGAAGGTGCACGTGGTGGGTCACGACTTGGGGGCGCTCGTCGGGTGGTACCTGTGCATGTTTAGGCCCGAGCGGGTGCGGTCGTACGTGTGCTTGACGGTGCCGTTCCGGCCGAGGCACCCGAGGATGAAGCCCGTCGAGTCCATGCGCGCGCTTTTTGGCGATGACTACTACATCTGCAGATTTCAG aaACCCGGAGACATTGAATCCGAGATCGAACGCATCGGCGCGAGGAACATGCTTAGGAAGATACTCACGGAGCGCAAACCCGGTCCGCCCATGTGGCCTAAAGGAGAAGATGTCGGCGTCGGTCCCGGCAAGCCGGTTGCTTTACCCTCTTGGCTTACGGAGGAAGACCTTGATTATTACACCAGCAAGTTCGGAAAGAGGGGTTTCACCGGAGGCCTCAACTACTACCGCGCCATGGATCT GAATTGGGAGCTAACAGCGCCATGGACCGGGGTGCAAGTGAAAGTGCCAGTGAAGTTCATAGTCGGGGACTTGGACATGACGTACACGAGTCCAGGAGTGAAGGAATATGTGCACGGTGGCGGGTTCAAGATGGACGTGCCGCTCCTGGAAGACGTCGTGGTGATGGAAGGCGCCGGCCACTTCATCAACCAAGAGAGGGCAGCGGAAATCAATTCTCACATCCACGACTTCATCAAGAAGTTCTGA